One window of the Anomalospiza imberbis isolate Cuckoo-Finch-1a 21T00152 chromosome 12, ASM3175350v1, whole genome shotgun sequence genome contains the following:
- the NETO2 gene encoding neuropilin and tolloid-like protein 2 — MALHKLCSVLEVLLVTILVVEGIAVAQKTQGGQNIGVNRIPPTQCDNWVRTSNGGHFASPNYPNMYPPNQECIYILEAAPRQRIELTFDEPYYIEPSFECRFDHLEVRDGPFGFSPLINRYCGLKSPALIRSTGRFMWIKFISDEELEGKGFQAKYSFIPDPDFTYLGGILNPIPDCQFELSGADGIVRSSQVEQEGKTKPGQAVDCIWTIKATPNAKIYMRFLDYQMEHSNECKRNFVAVYDGSSSIENLKAKFCSTVANDVTLQTGTGVVRMWADEGSRLSRFRMLFTSFVDPPCSGNTYFCHSNMCINNSLVCNGIQNCAYPWDENHCREKKKTGLFEQITKTHGTIIGITTGIVLVLLIISILVQVKQPRKKVMACKTAFNKTGFQEVFDPPHYELFSLRDKEISADLADLSEELENYQKLRRPSTASRCIHDHHCGSQASNIKQSRSNLSSMELPFRNDFAQPQPMKTFNSTFKKSTYTFKQAHDCPEQVIEDRVMEEIPCEIYVRGREDTAQGSLSIDF, encoded by the exons TGTTGCTTGTAACAATCCTGGTAGTGGAAGGCATTGCTGTTGCACAGAAGACACAAG gTGGGCAAAATATTGGAGTGAATCGCATTCCTCCCACTCAGTGTGACAACTGGGTCCGGACCAGTAATGGAGGACATTTTGCTTCACCAAATTACCCAAACATGTACCCACCCAATCAAGAGTGCATCTATATCTTAGAAG CTGCTCCACGACAAAGAATTGAGTTGACCTTTGATGAACCTTATTACATAGAACCCTCATTTGAATGTCGGTTTGATCACCTGGAGGTTCGAGATGGACCTTTTGGGTTCTCCCCTCTCATTAATCGTTACTGTGGTCTGAAAAGTCCTGCACTAATTAGATCAACAGGGAGATTTATGTGGATCAAGTTTATTTCTGATgaggagctggaaggaaagGGATTTCAAGCAAAGTACTCATTTATACCAG ATCCTGACTTCACTTACCTAGGAGGTAttttaaatcccatcccag ACTGCCAATTTGAGCTCTCAGGAGCTGACGGAATAGTACGTTCCAGTCAAGTAgaacaagaaggaaaaacaaaaccaggacaAGCAGTTGACTGTATCTGGACAATTAAAGCCACTCCAAATGCTAAG ATCTATATGCGATTTCTGGACTATCAAATGGAGCATTCCAATGAATGCAAAAGGAACTTTGTAGCTGTGTATGATGGGAGCAGCTCCATTGAAAACCTGAAGGCCAAGTTCTGCAGCACAGTGGCCAACGATGTGACGCtgcagacagggacaggggtggtGCGGATGTGGGCGGATGAAGGCAGCAGACTGAGCAGATTCAGAATGCTCTTCACTTCCTTTGTGGATC ctccctgctcaggcaACACTTACTTCTGCCATAGCAACATGTGCATCAATAATTCTTTAGTCTGCAATGGCATTCAGAACTGTGCATACCCTTGGGATGAGAATCACTGCAGAG aaaagaaaaaaactggaTTGTTTGAACAAATCACCAAAACCCATGGAACAATCATTGGCATCACAACAGGGATAGTTTTAGTTCTTCTCATTATTTCAATTCTAGTGCAAGTAAAGCAGCCTCGCAAAAAGGTTATGGCTTGCAAGACCGCCTTCAATAAAACTGGTTTCCAGGAAGTTTTTGATCCTCCTCACTATGAACTGTTCTCACTAAGGGACAAAGAAATTTCTGCAGATTTGGCAGATTTATCAGAGGAACTTGAAAACTATCAGAAACTGCGCCGCCCTTCAACAGCTTCCAGATGCATTCACGACCACCACTGTGGCTCCCAGGCCTCCAACATCAAACAGAGCAGGAGCAACCTGAGCTCCATGGAACTGCCCTTCCGCAATGACTTTGCGCAGCCCCAGCCCATGAAAACATTTAACAGCACATTCAAGAAAAGCACTTACACTTTCAAGCAAGCTCACGACTGCCCCGAGCAGGTGATAGAAGACAGGGTGATGGAAGAGATTCCATGTGAAATTTATGTCAGAGGAAGGGAAGATACAGCACAAGGTTCATTATCTATTGACTTCTAA